In one window of Janthinobacterium sp. 1_2014MBL_MicDiv DNA:
- a CDS encoding cobyric acid synthase: MTRQAPFPALMVQGTTSDAGKSTVVAALCRLLKRRGVTVAPFKPQNMALNSAVTADGGEIGRAQALQALACGIAPHTDMNPVLLKPSSNTGAQVIIHGKVRAEMDARDYQQYKTIAMGAVLESYARLRGQYDAVVVEGAGSPAEVNLRARDIANMGFAEAVDCPVILVADIDRGGVFAHIIGTLACLSDSERARIVGFVINRFRGDISLLAPGIDWLEQQTGKPVLAVLPYLQGLFLDAEDAVEATQAEQGAFKVVVPQLPRISNHTDVDALRAHPDIDLQFIKQGQPIPPADLVILPGSKNTRGDLAWLQQQGWPAYLAKHLRYGGKVIGICGGFQMLGQSVHDPLGVEGASGVSTALCLLDMHTQLTAEKTLEQVTGHCAFDEATDIAVAGYEIHMGVSHGAAMQQPAFVIDGRPEGAVSADGQILGSYLHGMFDTPAACAALLRWAGLESGHAVDTSALREASLERIADAAQALMDALDKLGRPSTFP, translated from the coding sequence ATGACGCGACAAGCGCCATTTCCGGCGCTGATGGTACAAGGCACCACGTCCGACGCCGGCAAGAGCACCGTCGTCGCGGCCCTGTGCCGATTGTTGAAACGGCGCGGCGTGACGGTGGCGCCGTTCAAGCCGCAGAACATGGCCTTGAATAGCGCGGTGACGGCCGACGGCGGCGAGATCGGACGCGCCCAGGCCTTGCAGGCGCTGGCCTGCGGCATCGCGCCGCACACGGACATGAACCCGGTGCTGTTAAAGCCTTCGTCGAACACGGGCGCGCAGGTGATCATCCATGGCAAGGTGCGCGCCGAGATGGATGCGCGCGACTACCAGCAGTACAAAACCATCGCCATGGGCGCCGTGCTGGAATCCTATGCGCGCCTGCGTGGGCAATACGACGCCGTCGTCGTCGAAGGCGCGGGCAGTCCCGCCGAAGTCAACCTGCGGGCGCGCGATATCGCCAACATGGGCTTTGCGGAAGCCGTCGACTGCCCCGTGATCCTGGTGGCCGACATCGACCGCGGCGGCGTCTTCGCGCACATCATCGGCACCCTGGCCTGTTTGTCCGACAGCGAGCGGGCGCGCATCGTCGGCTTCGTCATCAACCGCTTCCGCGGCGACATTTCGCTGCTGGCGCCCGGCATCGACTGGCTGGAACAGCAGACGGGCAAGCCCGTGCTGGCCGTGCTGCCCTACCTGCAAGGCCTGTTCCTCGATGCGGAAGACGCCGTCGAAGCGACGCAGGCGGAACAAGGAGCCTTCAAAGTCGTGGTGCCGCAACTGCCGCGCATCAGCAACCACACGGATGTCGACGCCCTGCGCGCGCATCCCGATATCGACCTGCAATTCATCAAGCAGGGGCAGCCGATCCCGCCGGCCGACCTGGTGATCCTGCCCGGCAGCAAAAACACGCGCGGCGACCTGGCCTGGCTGCAGCAGCAGGGCTGGCCCGCCTACCTGGCGAAACACCTGCGCTATGGCGGCAAGGTGATCGGCATCTGCGGCGGCTTCCAGATGCTGGGACAGTCCGTGCACGACCCGCTGGGCGTGGAAGGCGCCAGCGGCGTATCGACGGCGCTGTGCCTGCTCGACATGCACACGCAGCTGACGGCCGAAAAGACGCTGGAACAGGTCACGGGCCACTGCGCATTTGACGAAGCGACTGACATTGCCGTCGCCGGTTATGAAATCCACATGGGCGTCTCGCACGGCGCGGCCATGCAGCAGCCGGCGTTTGTCATCGACGGCCGGCCCGAAGGGGCCGTATCGGCCGACGGACAGATCCTGGGCAGCTATCTGCACGGCATGTTCGACACGCCCGCCGCCTGCGCGGCGCTGCTGCGCTGGGCGGGACTGGAATCCGGGCATGCGGTCGACACCAGCGCCCTGCGCGAGGCCAGCCTGGAGCGCATCGCCGACGCGGCGCAAGCGCTGATGGATGCGCTCGACAAGCTGGGGAGACCGTCGACGTTTCCATGA
- a CDS encoding prepilin peptidase yields the protein MLQDTLLFAAPGNLPVALVAALFGLIVGSFLNVVIHRIPKMMQRDSDNYVAEESGQPLPHTDRYNLMLPHSNCTACGHRITAMENIPVISYLLLRGKCSACQAPISARYPLVELLTGALSAVLVWHFGSGWTGLATLVFAYLLIAMTFIDADTQMLPDDLTFPLLWAGLLVNINGTFVPLQDAVIGAAAGYLALWSVYWAFKLATGKEGMGYGDFKLLAALGAWLGWTMLPTIILLSSLVGALVGIGLIVFARRGRDKPIPFGPYLAAAGLIALLYGTPLSQLTLGLIG from the coding sequence ATGCTGCAAGATACCCTGTTGTTCGCCGCGCCCGGCAACCTGCCCGTCGCCCTCGTCGCCGCCCTGTTCGGCCTGATCGTCGGCAGCTTCCTGAACGTCGTGATCCACCGCATCCCGAAAATGATGCAGCGCGACTCCGATAATTACGTGGCGGAAGAAAGCGGCCAGCCGTTGCCGCATACGGACCGCTACAACCTGATGCTGCCGCATTCGAACTGCACCGCCTGCGGCCACCGCATCACGGCCATGGAAAACATTCCCGTCATCAGCTACCTGCTGCTACGCGGAAAATGCAGCGCCTGCCAGGCACCGATCTCGGCCCGCTATCCGCTGGTGGAATTGCTCACGGGCGCGCTGTCGGCCGTGCTGGTCTGGCATTTCGGCAGCGGCTGGACGGGGCTGGCCACGCTCGTCTTTGCCTACCTGCTGATCGCCATGACCTTCATCGACGCCGATACGCAAATGCTGCCGGACGACCTCACCTTCCCCCTGCTGTGGGCCGGTCTGCTGGTCAATATCAACGGTACTTTCGTGCCCCTGCAGGATGCCGTCATCGGCGCGGCCGCCGGCTATCTGGCCCTGTGGAGCGTGTACTGGGCCTTCAAGCTGGCGACAGGCAAGGAAGGAATGGGCTATGGTGACTTCAAATTGCTGGCGGCGCTCGGTGCCTGGCTGGGCTGGACCATGTTGCCGACAATCATCTTATTGTCGTCGCTGGTCGGCGCCCTGGTCGGCATCGGCCTGATCGTGTTTGCCCGGCGGGGACGCGACAAGCCGATTCCGTTTGGCCCCTACCTGGCCGCCGCGGGACTCATCGCCCTGCTGTACGGCACGCCGCTGTCGCAACTCACGCTTGGCCTGATCGGCTGA
- a CDS encoding NUDIX domain-containing protein: MSEVTLKEKIQPVDVAVGILMKPNGDVLLGQRPAGKPYDGYWEFPGGKVEPGEAILDALKREFVEELGLYIDSAEPWCGVEYVYPHAHVRLHFYISRHWRGEPQSLEGQAFAWQGTVGVEPLLPATIPLLEWLDEVRRVALLATA, from the coding sequence ATGAGCGAAGTGACCTTGAAGGAAAAAATCCAGCCTGTCGATGTGGCCGTCGGCATCCTGATGAAGCCGAATGGCGACGTACTGCTGGGCCAACGCCCGGCCGGCAAGCCGTATGACGGCTACTGGGAGTTTCCTGGTGGCAAAGTGGAGCCGGGCGAAGCCATTCTCGATGCCTTGAAACGCGAGTTTGTCGAGGAGCTCGGCTTATATATCGACAGCGCCGAACCCTGGTGCGGCGTGGAATATGTGTATCCGCACGCCCATGTGCGCCTGCACTTCTACATCAGCCGCCACTGGCGCGGCGAACCGCAAAGCCTGGAAGGGCAGGCGTTCGCCTGGCAGGGCACGGTCGGCGTGGAACCCTTGCTGCCGGCCACCATTCCCCTGCTGGAATGGCTGGACGAGGTACGCCGGGTAGCGTTGCTGGCAACGGCCTGA
- the yacG gene encoding DNA gyrase inhibitor YacG: protein MTVVNCPTCAAKVEWTEANKYRPFCSERCKQIDLGAWAEEKYTIPAADPFEDPLADEDNKPQ from the coding sequence ATGACCGTAGTCAACTGCCCTACCTGTGCCGCCAAAGTCGAATGGACTGAAGCCAATAAATACCGCCCGTTCTGCTCGGAGCGCTGCAAGCAGATCGACCTGGGCGCCTGGGCCGAGGAAAAGTACACGATCCCCGCCGCCGATCCGTTCGAGGATCCGCTGGCAGACGAAGACAACAAGCCGCAATAA
- a CDS encoding type II secretion system F family protein has protein sequence MAAERRFAWKGTDRHGKTVDGVLRAADAGAAKVALRRQGILASKVKAPRAAPGKAITHNDIALFTRQLSTMMAAGVPLLHAFDIAGKSHAKPAITQLMRDLRSDIEAGSSLQQAFRQYPLLFDELYCNLLAAGEQAGIVQELLARLATHQEKAIALRRQVRGALMYPLAIVLVAIVVTAIIMSVVVPAFRQVFDSFGAPLPLPTLLVMGLSSFFVRYWPGLAAALAVAALLLRLAWRRWPALRRHAQLQALRLPLFGPLLRKAAIARWTRTLAAMFAAGVPLLDSLDLVGAASGHALYREATQRIERDIRAGGSLALAMEHAGVFPDLLTQLALIGEESGALDAMLSRAAEIIEGEFEASISVLASLLEPALMVVLGVLVGALVIALYLPIFKLGAVI, from the coding sequence ATGGCGGCCGAGCGGCGGTTTGCATGGAAAGGCACTGACCGCCATGGCAAGACGGTGGACGGCGTCCTGCGCGCGGCCGATGCCGGCGCCGCCAAGGTCGCGCTAAGGCGTCAGGGCATCCTCGCCAGCAAGGTCAAGGCCCCGCGCGCCGCGCCCGGCAAGGCCATCACGCACAACGATATCGCCCTGTTTACGCGCCAGCTGTCGACCATGATGGCGGCCGGCGTGCCGCTGCTGCATGCCTTCGACATCGCAGGCAAGAGCCACGCCAAGCCGGCCATCACGCAGCTGATGCGCGACTTGCGCAGCGATATCGAAGCGGGCAGCAGCCTGCAGCAGGCGTTCCGCCAGTATCCGCTGCTGTTTGACGAACTGTATTGCAACCTGCTGGCCGCCGGCGAGCAGGCCGGCATCGTGCAGGAATTGCTGGCGCGCCTGGCCACCCACCAGGAGAAAGCCATCGCCCTGCGGCGGCAAGTGCGTGGCGCGCTGATGTATCCGCTGGCCATCGTGCTTGTCGCCATCGTCGTCACGGCCATCATCATGAGCGTGGTCGTGCCCGCCTTCCGCCAGGTCTTCGACAGCTTCGGCGCACCGTTGCCGCTGCCGACCTTGCTCGTCATGGGTTTGTCGTCCTTTTTCGTGCGCTACTGGCCAGGATTGGCTGCCGCGCTGGCCGTCGCCGCCCTGCTGCTGCGCCTGGCCTGGCGCCGCTGGCCCGCCTTGCGCCGCCACGCCCAATTGCAGGCGCTGCGCTTGCCGCTGTTCGGCCCGCTCCTGCGCAAGGCGGCGATCGCGCGCTGGACACGCACCCTGGCCGCCATGTTCGCGGCCGGCGTGCCCCTGCTCGACTCGCTCGACCTGGTGGGCGCCGCCTCGGGCCACGCGTTGTACCGGGAAGCGACGCAGCGCATCGAACGCGACATTCGCGCCGGCGGCAGCCTGGCCCTGGCCATGGAGCACGCCGGCGTGTTTCCCGACCTGCTGACGCAACTGGCGCTGATCGGCGAGGAATCGGGCGCGCTGGACGCCATGCTGTCGCGCGCGGCCGAGATCATCGAAGGGGAATTCGAAGCCAGCATATCGGTCCTGGCATCGCTGCTGGAGCCGGCGCTGATGGTGGTGCTGGGCGTGCTGGTCGGCGCCCTCGTGATCGCCCTGTATTTGCCCATTTTTAAGCTCGGCGCCGTGATTTGA
- a CDS encoding ATP-binding protein translates to MTSLDQFLLRAESLLARVEAILPQAVPAPDWNSFAFRWRRRQGAASHLQAVAHVSNIAFDDLHNIGMQKAQIEQNTRQFVSGRPANNVLLTGARGTGKSSLIKACLNQFAGQGLRLIEVDKADLADLPDIVDLVAARPERFIIFCDDLSFEEGESGYKALKVALDGSIAAQSDNVLIYATSNRRHLMPERMSDNSSYKTDDDGDLHPGETVEEKISLSERFGLWLSFYPFKQDDYLDIVAHWLASFGCTPEHIAAARGDALRWALQRGSRSGRVAWQFARDYAGKLPQ, encoded by the coding sequence ATGACCAGCCTCGATCAATTCCTGCTGCGCGCGGAAAGCCTGCTGGCGCGCGTGGAAGCGATCCTGCCGCAAGCCGTGCCGGCGCCGGACTGGAACAGCTTTGCGTTCCGCTGGCGCCGCCGCCAGGGCGCTGCCAGCCATTTGCAGGCCGTGGCCCACGTGTCGAACATCGCGTTTGACGACTTGCACAATATCGGCATGCAAAAAGCGCAGATCGAGCAGAACACGCGCCAGTTCGTCAGCGGACGCCCGGCCAACAACGTGCTGCTGACGGGCGCGCGCGGCACGGGGAAATCGTCGCTGATCAAGGCCTGCCTGAACCAGTTCGCCGGCCAGGGCCTGCGCCTGATCGAAGTCGATAAAGCCGACCTGGCCGACCTGCCCGACATCGTCGACCTGGTGGCGGCGCGTCCCGAGCGCTTCATCATCTTTTGCGACGACCTCTCGTTTGAAGAGGGCGAGAGCGGCTACAAGGCGCTGAAAGTGGCGCTCGACGGCAGCATCGCCGCACAATCGGACAATGTGCTGATCTACGCCACCTCGAACCGCCGTCACCTGATGCCGGAACGCATGTCGGACAACAGCAGCTACAAGACGGACGACGATGGCGATCTGCATCCGGGCGAAACGGTGGAAGAGAAAATCTCGCTGTCCGAGCGTTTCGGCCTGTGGCTGTCGTTCTATCCGTTCAAGCAGGACGATTACCTCGATATCGTCGCCCACTGGCTGGCCTCGTTCGGCTGCACGCCGGAGCACATCGCCGCGGCGCGCGGCGACGCCCTGCGCTGGGCCTTGCAGCGCGGTTCGCGGTCGGGCCGGGTGGCCTGGCAATTCGCGCGCGATTACGCGGGGAAGTTGCCGCAATGA
- the zapD gene encoding cell division protein ZapD gives MIVYEYPFNERIRTLLRLEDLYDKFKFFVQQEHAMQHHVALATIFDMLEVAGRADLKSDLLQELERQRQSLLGYRSNPNVEPETLDAILAELDSVSGALVAAQGKTGQNIRDNEWLMSIRGRTIIPGGACEFDLPSYFAWQKRSSEQRLADIHAWFAPLAPLFDALALVLRLLRDSGGPVKLIANGGSYQQMLQGKVYQMLRLSLDETSGAIPEISANKYMLWVRFTTQGGDLKPKPLEDDVPFELTLCNF, from the coding sequence TTGATTGTCTACGAATACCCTTTCAACGAACGCATACGTACCTTGTTGCGGCTGGAAGACCTGTACGACAAATTCAAGTTCTTCGTCCAGCAGGAACATGCAATGCAACACCATGTTGCTTTGGCAACTATTTTCGATATGCTCGAAGTGGCCGGCCGCGCCGACCTGAAATCCGACTTGCTGCAGGAGCTCGAGCGCCAGCGCCAGAGCCTGCTGGGCTACCGCAGCAATCCGAATGTGGAACCGGAAACCCTGGACGCCATCCTGGCAGAACTCGACAGTGTCAGCGGCGCCCTGGTGGCGGCGCAAGGCAAGACGGGGCAGAATATCCGCGACAATGAATGGCTGATGAGCATCCGCGGCCGTACCATCATCCCGGGCGGCGCCTGCGAATTCGACTTGCCGTCCTACTTTGCATGGCAAAAACGCAGCTCGGAACAACGGCTGGCCGATATTCACGCCTGGTTTGCCCCGCTGGCCCCGCTGTTCGATGCGCTGGCCCTCGTGCTGCGCCTGCTGCGCGATTCGGGCGGCCCCGTGAAACTGATCGCCAATGGCGGCAGCTACCAGCAAATGCTGCAAGGCAAGGTCTACCAGATGCTGCGCCTGAGCCTGGATGAAACCAGCGGCGCCATCCCGGAAATTTCCGCCAACAAATACATGCTGTGGGTGCGCTTCACCACCCAGGGCGGCGACTTGAAACCCAAGCCGCTGGAAGACGATGTCCCATTCGAGCTCACGCTCTGTAATTTTTAA
- a CDS encoding PIN domain-containing protein: MPDPAYLLDTDVIVAARRGSAAPAGVGAFFERVAPAARYVPVQVIAQLRAGIQQSWRREAALEALALEAWLEALLVEYAPRLLEFDLDCALVCARLHGRAHAHGVDGQIAAMGIAYGLTVVSGRLGSFVAQGLRLENPFI, from the coding sequence ATGCCTGATCCGGCTTATCTGCTGGATACGGACGTGATCGTTGCCGCGCGCCGCGGCAGCGCTGCGCCGGCGGGCGTGGGCGCTTTTTTCGAACGCGTGGCGCCCGCGGCCCGCTATGTGCCGGTGCAGGTCATCGCGCAATTGCGCGCGGGCATACAGCAAAGCTGGCGGCGCGAGGCGGCATTGGAAGCGCTGGCCCTGGAAGCGTGGCTGGAAGCGCTGCTGGTCGAGTATGCGCCGCGCCTGCTCGAGTTCGACCTCGATTGCGCGCTCGTGTGCGCGCGCCTGCATGGCCGTGCCCATGCGCATGGCGTGGACGGGCAGATCGCGGCGATGGGCATCGCCTATGGCTTGACGGTGGTCAGTGGCAGGCTCGGCAGTTTCGTGGCGCAGGGGCTGCGCCTGGAAAATCCGTTTATCTGA
- a CDS encoding FitA-like ribbon-helix-helix domain-containing protein, with product MALTLTFTDTDELLLAALHKRARAHGRSIEEEHRDILRHALRPLPKRPLEDILRSMPAVGLDTDFERRS from the coding sequence ATGGCGCTGACCCTGACCTTTACCGACACCGATGAATTGCTGCTGGCGGCGCTGCACAAGCGTGCCCGCGCGCATGGTCGCAGCATCGAGGAAGAACACCGCGACATCCTGCGCCATGCCTTGCGTCCGCTGCCGAAGCGCCCGCTCGAGGATATCTTGCGCAGCATGCCCGCAGTGGGGCTCGACACGGATTTCGAACGCCGCTCCTGA
- a CDS encoding cobalamin-binding protein codes for MKNLNISLLLAGLISLQAHAAITVRDDDGNTVTVEKPAQRILALAPHVTELLFAAGGGEKIAGVVSYSDYPEAAKKIMQVGDNRQYDMERIIAMKPDLIVVWMHGSAERQIAMLRQLKVPIYHSEPRKLADIPDSMERLGQLMGTEKVARPAAAQLRAKLASLTSQYAQRPPVRVFYQVWDKPLYTLSGASIISDSMRVCGGQNVFAAMKVVAPVVTPEGVLQEDPEVIFGTSEKSDARSEGGLAMWRAFPSMTAVRRNNLFRLNGDLLNRAGPRMIEGTAAMCEQLELARQRRAKAVP; via the coding sequence ATGAAAAACCTGAACATATCGCTGCTGCTGGCCGGACTGATTTCGCTGCAGGCGCATGCCGCCATCACCGTGCGCGACGACGACGGCAATACCGTCACCGTGGAAAAACCCGCGCAGCGCATCCTGGCGCTGGCGCCGCACGTCACGGAACTGCTGTTCGCTGCCGGCGGCGGCGAGAAGATCGCCGGCGTCGTCAGCTACAGCGACTACCCGGAGGCGGCTAAAAAAATCATGCAGGTCGGCGACAACCGCCAATACGACATGGAGCGCATCATCGCCATGAAGCCGGACCTGATCGTCGTCTGGATGCATGGCAGCGCCGAGCGCCAGATCGCCATGCTGCGCCAGCTGAAAGTGCCCATCTACCACAGCGAACCGCGCAAGCTGGCCGACATCCCCGACAGCATGGAGCGCCTGGGCCAACTGATGGGGACGGAAAAAGTCGCCAGACCGGCGGCTGCCCAGCTGCGCGCCAAACTGGCCAGCTTGACGTCGCAATACGCGCAGCGTCCGCCCGTGCGCGTGTTTTACCAGGTGTGGGACAAGCCTCTCTATACCTTGAGCGGCGCCAGCATCATCAGCGATTCGATGCGCGTATGCGGCGGCCAGAATGTGTTTGCCGCGATGAAGGTGGTGGCGCCCGTCGTCACGCCGGAAGGCGTGCTGCAGGAAGACCCGGAAGTCATCTTCGGCACCAGCGAGAAAAGCGATGCGCGCAGCGAAGGCGGACTGGCCATGTGGCGCGCCTTCCCGTCGATGACGGCCGTGCGCCGCAATAACCTGTTCCGCCTGAATGGCGATTTGCTGAACCGCGCCGGCCCGCGCATGATCGAAGGCACGGCCGCCATGTGCGAGCAGCTGGAGCTGGCCCGCCAGCGCCGCGCGAAAGCCGTCCCATGA
- a CDS encoding DHA2 family efflux MFS transporter permease subunit, with the protein MTSSPIKSYLPWVVATALFMEQLDSTIVNTAIPAMAASLNVTPLSLKAVVTSYILSLAVCIPISGWMADRFGTRRVFSAAVAIFTIASILCGLSVNSPMLVAARLLQGVGAAMMMPVGRLTIIRTFPKSQLLAAMNFVIIPALIGPLLGPTVGGLIVHWLSWREIFFVNVPVGLVALYLAHRYMPDYYGDKPRPLDLIGLVLFGTGIALLSWLLEIFGEHRIDPTSFAVLLFISISLLAAYAWHSSEVLHPLLRLTLFKIRTFRVSVVGGFVTRLGVGGLPFLLPLLYQLGLGLPAWQSGLLMMPSAAAAMGMKFISARVLARFGYRQVLIVNTVLIGVTIAMFSQVGVGTPLYVIVAISLCMGFFNSLQFSSMNTIAYADVDNADSSMASTIASSMQQLSMSFGLAFGSLITGWYLGDMPQSDRAMLSTALHHAFLTLAALTVLSSLTFWTLRRDDGESISKGTDIDEEDAADVKAQAVVQTEVQTTKG; encoded by the coding sequence ATGACCAGTTCCCCGATTAAAAGCTACCTTCCCTGGGTGGTCGCCACCGCCCTGTTCATGGAGCAACTCGACTCCACCATCGTCAACACCGCCATTCCCGCCATGGCAGCCAGCCTGAACGTGACGCCGCTGAGCCTGAAGGCCGTCGTCACCAGCTATATCCTGAGCCTGGCCGTGTGCATCCCCATCAGCGGCTGGATGGCCGACCGCTTCGGCACGCGGCGCGTGTTTTCCGCCGCCGTCGCCATCTTCACCATCGCCTCGATCCTGTGCGGCCTGTCCGTCAATTCGCCGATGCTGGTGGCGGCGCGGCTGCTGCAGGGCGTGGGCGCGGCCATGATGATGCCGGTGGGCAGGCTGACCATCATCCGCACCTTTCCCAAGTCGCAACTGCTGGCGGCCATGAACTTCGTCATCATCCCGGCCCTGATCGGCCCCCTGCTGGGCCCCACGGTGGGCGGGCTGATCGTGCACTGGCTGTCCTGGCGCGAGATTTTCTTCGTCAACGTGCCCGTGGGCCTCGTGGCCCTCTACCTGGCGCACCGCTACATGCCCGACTATTACGGCGACAAGCCGCGCCCGCTGGACCTGATCGGCCTGGTGCTGTTCGGCACGGGCATCGCGCTGCTGTCGTGGCTGCTGGAAATCTTCGGCGAACACCGCATCGACCCCACCTCGTTTGCCGTGCTGCTGTTCATCTCGATCAGCCTGCTGGCCGCGTATGCCTGGCACTCGAGCGAAGTGCTGCATCCGCTGCTGCGCCTGACCCTGTTCAAGATCCGCACCTTCCGCGTCTCCGTGGTGGGCGGCTTCGTCACGCGCCTGGGCGTGGGCGGCCTGCCCTTCCTCTTGCCGCTGCTGTACCAGCTGGGCCTGGGCTTGCCCGCCTGGCAGTCGGGCCTGCTGATGATGCCGTCGGCCGCCGCCGCCATGGGCATGAAATTCATTTCCGCGCGCGTGCTGGCCCGCTTCGGCTACCGCCAGGTGCTGATCGTCAACACGGTGCTGATCGGCGTCACCATCGCCATGTTCTCGCAGGTGGGCGTGGGCACGCCCCTGTACGTGATCGTCGCCATCAGCCTGTGCATGGGCTTTTTCAATTCGCTGCAGTTTTCCAGCATGAACACCATCGCATATGCCGACGTGGACAATGCCGACTCCAGCATGGCCAGCACCATCGCCAGCTCGATGCAGCAGCTGTCGATGAGCTTTGGCCTTGCTTTCGGCTCGCTGATCACGGGCTGGTACCTGGGCGACATGCCGCAGTCGGACCGCGCCATGCTGAGCACGGCGCTGCACCACGCCTTCCTGACCCTGGCCGCCTTGACGGTGCTGTCCTCGCTGACCTTCTGGACCTTGCGCCGCGACGATGGCGAAAGCATCAGCAAGGGCACGGACATCGACGAGGAGGACGCCGCCGATGTGAAAGCCCAGGCCGTTGTGCAGACGGAAGTGCAAACGACAAAAGGCTGA
- the coaE gene encoding dephospho-CoA kinase (Dephospho-CoA kinase (CoaE) performs the final step in coenzyme A biosynthesis.): METQNAPYFSVGLTGGIGCGKSTVADMFAARGATIVDTDQIAHSLTAPNGAAMPALVAEFGAAYADARGALDRARMRTLVFSDADAKARLEAILHPRIRQATLAAAAEATGSYVIFAVPLLVESGGWVERVDRVLVIDCLESLQVSRVMARNGLSEEQVKAIMATQATRAMRLAAADDVIDNNGDLAALEPQIAQLHDLYLAFSKRMAGIGSQRL; the protein is encoded by the coding sequence ATGGAAACACAGAACGCGCCCTATTTCAGCGTAGGACTCACTGGCGGCATCGGCTGCGGCAAGAGCACGGTGGCCGACATGTTCGCCGCGCGCGGCGCCACCATCGTCGACACCGACCAGATCGCGCACAGCCTGACGGCACCGAATGGCGCGGCCATGCCGGCCCTGGTGGCGGAATTTGGCGCCGCCTATGCCGATGCGCGCGGCGCCCTGGACCGCGCCAGGATGCGCACTCTCGTATTTTCCGATGCCGATGCCAAGGCGCGGCTGGAAGCGATCCTGCATCCGCGCATCCGCCAGGCGACCCTGGCGGCGGCCGCCGAAGCGACGGGCAGCTACGTGATCTTTGCCGTGCCCCTGCTGGTCGAGTCTGGCGGATGGGTGGAGCGGGTCGACCGCGTGCTGGTCATCGATTGCCTGGAAAGCCTGCAAGTATCGCGCGTGATGGCGCGCAATGGCTTATCGGAAGAACAAGTCAAGGCCATCATGGCGACGCAGGCGACGCGCGCCATGCGCCTGGCGGCGGCCGACGACGTGATCGATAACAATGGCGATTTGGCAGCACTCGAGCCGCAGATTGCCCAGTTGCACGATTTATATCTGGCATTTTCAAAAAGAATGGCTGGAATCGGGTCGCAACGTTTGTAA